In a single window of the Natronosalvus caseinilyticus genome:
- a CDS encoding CDC48 family AAA ATPase, with amino-acid sequence MIETDDGVTLTVRAAEKRDAGRGVARIPETARRNLGVLSGDTVVIEGEGRTVAKMWPADPAIPEQVVQIDADTRANAGVNVGDTVEVRATDGSSIREAETVTLSPPPSLSDAESRLAERVANQKLRNRPIRAGEQIRIEGVAADPFTVVETEPAGDVQITGSTTVLVFDDTDTDGADAPSSTPSRDVDDGRESAGTAAKPNRPSGVTYEDIGGLDEELEQVREMIELPISEPELFKRLGVEPPSGVLLYGPPGTGKTLIARAVANEVEANFVTISGPEIMSKYKGESEEQLRRTFQEARENAPTIIFFDEIDSIAGTRDDDGDAENRIVGQLLTLMDGLDARGEVIVIGATNRVDTIDPALRRGGRFDREIQIGVPDVDGRREILEVHTRGMPLADDVDVNKIASRTHGFVGADLDSVVTEAAMAAIRRRPTDADDRAAWSANPTVTRADFDTALAAVEPSAMREYVAESPNTDFADVGGLEDAKQVLRESVEWPLTYERLFDRTNTDPPSGVLLYGPPGTGKTLLARALAGETDVNFVRVDGPEIVDRYVGESEKAIRKVFERARQSAPSIVFFDEIDAIAANRDDGHEVTDRVVSQLLTELDGMRENPNLVVLAATNRKDHLDPALLRPGRLDTHVLVPEPDLEARRKILEVHGRGKPFGEDVDLDALADDLDGYTGADLEALVRDASMRAIREVATKYGPDEANDHADDVVVEQRHFEAAREAVDAKR; translated from the coding sequence ATGATCGAGACGGACGACGGCGTCACGCTGACCGTGCGCGCGGCGGAGAAGCGCGACGCCGGCCGTGGCGTCGCACGGATCCCCGAGACGGCGCGGCGAAACCTCGGCGTGTTGAGCGGCGACACCGTCGTCATCGAGGGTGAGGGGCGAACCGTCGCGAAGATGTGGCCGGCGGATCCGGCGATCCCGGAGCAGGTCGTCCAGATCGACGCCGATACCCGCGCGAACGCTGGCGTGAACGTGGGCGACACCGTCGAGGTGCGAGCGACGGACGGCTCGTCCATTCGGGAGGCCGAAACCGTTACGCTCTCGCCGCCGCCGTCGCTGAGCGACGCCGAGTCGCGACTGGCCGAGCGCGTCGCCAACCAGAAACTGCGCAACCGGCCGATTCGCGCCGGCGAACAGATCCGGATCGAGGGCGTCGCGGCCGACCCCTTCACCGTCGTCGAGACCGAACCCGCGGGCGACGTCCAGATCACCGGCTCCACGACCGTGCTGGTCTTCGACGACACCGATACCGACGGCGCCGACGCACCGAGTTCGACGCCGTCTCGAGACGTCGACGACGGACGCGAATCGGCAGGGACGGCGGCCAAGCCGAATCGACCATCGGGCGTCACCTACGAGGACATCGGCGGCCTCGACGAGGAACTCGAGCAGGTCCGGGAGATGATCGAGTTACCGATCTCCGAACCCGAGCTGTTCAAGCGCCTCGGGGTCGAGCCGCCGTCGGGCGTCCTGCTGTACGGACCGCCTGGCACGGGGAAAACACTGATCGCCCGCGCAGTGGCCAACGAGGTCGAGGCCAACTTCGTCACCATCTCCGGGCCGGAGATCATGTCGAAGTACAAGGGCGAGTCCGAGGAGCAACTTCGACGGACCTTCCAGGAGGCACGCGAGAACGCCCCGACAATCATCTTCTTCGACGAAATCGACTCCATCGCGGGGACGCGCGACGACGACGGCGACGCCGAGAACCGAATCGTCGGCCAGTTGCTGACCCTGATGGACGGCCTCGACGCCCGGGGCGAGGTGATCGTCATCGGGGCGACGAACCGGGTGGACACCATCGACCCTGCTCTCCGGCGTGGCGGGCGCTTCGACCGCGAGATCCAGATCGGCGTCCCGGACGTGGACGGCCGACGCGAGATCCTCGAGGTTCACACCCGCGGGATGCCCCTTGCTGACGACGTCGACGTCAACAAAATCGCGAGTCGGACCCACGGCTTCGTCGGCGCGGACCTCGATTCGGTCGTCACCGAGGCCGCGATGGCCGCCATCCGTCGCCGTCCCACCGACGCCGACGACCGCGCGGCCTGGAGTGCGAATCCCACGGTTACCCGGGCGGACTTCGACACCGCGCTCGCGGCCGTCGAACCCTCCGCGATGCGCGAGTACGTCGCCGAGTCGCCCAACACCGACTTCGCGGACGTCGGCGGCCTCGAGGACGCCAAACAGGTCCTCCGGGAGTCCGTCGAGTGGCCGCTGACCTACGAGCGACTCTTCGATCGGACGAACACCGATCCGCCGTCGGGCGTTCTCCTCTACGGGCCGCCAGGAACGGGGAAGACGCTTCTGGCTCGGGCACTCGCCGGCGAGACGGACGTCAACTTCGTACGCGTCGACGGCCCGGAGATCGTCGACCGCTACGTCGGCGAAAGCGAGAAGGCGATCCGCAAGGTGTTCGAGCGCGCCCGCCAGTCGGCCCCCTCGATCGTCTTCTTCGACGAGATCGACGCCATCGCGGCCAATCGCGACGACGGTCACGAGGTGACCGACCGCGTCGTCTCCCAGCTGCTGACCGAACTCGACGGCATGCGCGAGAACCCGAACCTCGTGGTGCTGGCGGCGACCAACCGCAAGGACCACCTCGACCCGGCCTTGCTCCGGCCGGGCCGCCTCGACACGCACGTCCTCGTGCCAGAACCCGACCTCGAGGCCCGCCGCAAGATCCTCGAGGTCCACGGCCGCGGCAAGCCGTTCGGGGAGGACGTCGACCTCGACGCCCTCGCCGACGATCTCGACGGCTACACCGGGGCCGACCTCGAGGCGCTCGTCCGAGACGCCTCGATGCGAGCGATCCGCGAGGTCGCCACGAAGTATGGTCCCGACGAGGCGAACGACCACGCCGACGACGTGGTGGTCGAGCAGCGCCACTTCGAGGCGGCTCGAGAGGCGGTGGACGCCAAACGCTAA
- a CDS encoding RAD55 family ATPase yields MQRMPLGISRFDAMIGGGAPSGSVVLLATEAGAGGREFCYTATAMNGLARADGDQFEFYYGDLEPGVALPERVHYVSFTSERDAIVDEMRFVLDDDLVETGTSAVSFVDLSQEFFQLTPVPTDWYSDTRTDITNLGDGTNRRNVLEALGEYLTEHAPGNLVVIDSATDLLAAAATSDQFSQSGLTILLKGLKRAAYRWGGIVLLLVDVETLTGQAFGRLKEAVDGTLHFEWESGGSERDRTLVVEEFRGVLSRLEDENIVQFETEIRDSGFDISNVRKIR; encoded by the coding sequence ATGCAGCGGATGCCACTCGGAATCTCGCGGTTCGACGCGATGATCGGCGGCGGGGCACCGAGCGGGAGCGTCGTCTTGCTGGCCACCGAGGCGGGCGCGGGCGGCCGGGAGTTCTGTTACACGGCAACGGCCATGAACGGCCTCGCCAGGGCCGACGGCGACCAGTTCGAGTTCTACTACGGCGACCTCGAGCCCGGCGTCGCGCTCCCCGAGAGGGTCCACTACGTCTCCTTTACGAGCGAGCGCGACGCCATCGTCGACGAGATGCGGTTCGTCCTCGACGACGACCTCGTCGAGACGGGGACGTCGGCCGTCTCGTTCGTCGACCTCTCACAGGAGTTCTTCCAGTTGACGCCGGTACCGACCGACTGGTACAGCGACACGCGAACCGACATCACGAACCTGGGCGACGGGACGAACCGCCGGAACGTGCTCGAGGCGCTCGGCGAGTACCTCACGGAACACGCCCCCGGAAATCTGGTCGTCATCGACTCCGCGACGGACCTGCTCGCGGCCGCAGCCACCAGCGATCAGTTCTCCCAGAGCGGTCTGACGATATTACTCAAGGGGCTCAAACGAGCGGCGTACCGATGGGGCGGCATCGTCCTGTTGCTCGTCGACGTCGAAACGCTCACCGGGCAGGCGTTCGGTCGGCTCAAGGAAGCCGTCGACGGGACGCTACACTTCGAGTGGGAGAGCGGAGGCTCCGAACGGGATCGGACGCTGGTCGTCGAAGAGTTTCGAGGGGTGCTCTCGCGGCTCGAGGACGAGAACATCGTCCAGTTCGAAACCGAGATTCGCGACAGCGGATTCGACATCAGTAACGTGCGAAAGATTCGGTAG
- a CDS encoding triphosphoribosyl-dephospho-CoA synthase → MRPDRTAELALLLEVAGTPKPGNVDRNRDLKDLRFEHFLAGAVGARGGLEMAADGAPVGPSFQRAVEGMAEQEGGNTQFGALLLLVPLVRTARVGDDLTRSATEAVVESTTVADAAAFYRAFDHVDVFVGDPPADMEPLDVRRGSDAIPALEARELTLYDVMDRSVPGDDVAREWVRGFERSFAAADRLAAAEGPILERAASVFLSLLAERPDTLVAARHGEDVAVEVTDRAATLHERDVLADDRPAVEAFADELVDRGINPGTTADLTAAGLFIALEHETVEV, encoded by the coding sequence ATGCGACCGGATCGAACCGCCGAACTCGCGCTCTTGCTCGAGGTCGCCGGCACCCCAAAACCCGGGAACGTCGATCGCAACCGCGACCTCAAGGACTTGCGCTTCGAACACTTCCTCGCGGGGGCCGTGGGCGCTCGTGGCGGCCTCGAGATGGCGGCCGACGGCGCGCCCGTCGGCCCGTCGTTCCAACGTGCCGTCGAAGGGATGGCCGAACAGGAGGGCGGCAACACGCAGTTCGGGGCACTGCTCTTGCTCGTTCCGCTGGTTCGAACGGCTCGAGTCGGTGACGACCTGACCCGGTCCGCCACCGAGGCCGTCGTCGAGTCGACGACCGTCGCCGACGCGGCGGCGTTCTATCGCGCGTTCGATCACGTCGACGTCTTCGTTGGCGACCCGCCGGCTGACATGGAACCTCTCGACGTGCGCCGCGGGAGCGACGCGATTCCGGCGCTCGAGGCGCGCGAACTGACGCTGTACGACGTGATGGATCGAAGCGTCCCCGGTGACGACGTCGCTCGCGAGTGGGTTCGCGGGTTCGAGCGGTCGTTCGCGGCAGCCGACCGCCTCGCTGCGGCCGAGGGTCCCATCCTCGAGCGCGCCGCTTCAGTCTTCCTCTCGTTGCTCGCAGAGCGACCGGATACGCTCGTCGCCGCCCGCCACGGCGAGGACGTCGCGGTCGAGGTGACCGACCGCGCTGCAACGCTCCACGAGCGGGACGTCCTCGCGGACGATCGGCCGGCGGTCGAGGCGTTCGCCGACGAGCTGGTCGACCGTGGGATCAACCCGGGGACGACGGCGGATCTCACCGCGGCCGGGCTATTCATCGCCCTCGAGCACGAAACGGTCGAGGTATGA
- a CDS encoding DEAD/DEAH box helicase, with amino-acid sequence MTNGDVAAFTHLGSSVREALSERGFATPTAPQRLAIPPLAAGEHTLVIAPTGSGKTETAMLPVFDDLVADPPDGFGALYVTPLRALNRDMRERLEWWGEYLGLEVDVRHGDTTQYQRGKQAENPPDVLVTTPETLQAMLTGERLREGLEDVSHVVIDEVHELAASKRGAQLAVGLERLRELSGSFQRIGLSATVGDPESVGQFLTGDRSCTIREIDVGSRIDVRVRQPEITEEDHRLAGELATDATTASHVRFIRDLVAENESTLIFVNTRQTAEALGSRFTRLDLPIGVHHGSLSKEARIDVEDRFKAGGLDALLCTSSMELGIDVGRIDHVIQYQSPRQVSRLLQRIGRAGHRRDQVSRGTIVTTRPDDTLEALAIARRASAGEVEPAEIHDGSLDVVANQIPGIVQSTGSRHLTEIRDLFARAYPFRDLEESALRSVLSELHRNRIVWFDESTDRVETTGGTWQYVYANLSMIPDEATYEVHDIASSGQIGTLDERFVTTFGQPGAVFIQRGEMWRIVEIDDDEERVRVTPIEDPAGEVPSWIGQEIPVPEPVAQEVGEIRGTVSSQLETGADDAPVARDLGGRYPGDDSTLLGAVSGLRKQLEGEAPMPTHDRIVLERQGRTVVCNVCFGHRTNETLGRVLSALLGQQSGSSIGLDTDPYRIELEVPTDVATSDIVAVLTETDPDHVGTIVELGLKGSDALAYRLSQVSAKFGALKRWQGSGRMSNERLLKALEDTPMYAESIREVFHEDLDVTGASRVLSRLQSGEISLETVRGRTAIGSAGRSGGKELLVPENADASVIQTVKERLQDDRVTLLCTHCREWYSRTKVKRVAEQPECPNCGSTRVAALSPWADDVLQAVRADSKDEEQEELTRRAVKNANLVQSHGKQAVVAMSARGVGPHNAAQIISRLRENEADFYRDILEKERQYARTKAFWD; translated from the coding sequence ATGACCAACGGGGACGTCGCCGCCTTCACCCACCTCGGCTCGAGCGTCCGGGAGGCCCTCTCCGAACGCGGGTTCGCGACGCCGACGGCGCCACAGCGACTCGCGATTCCGCCGCTGGCGGCCGGCGAACACACACTCGTAATCGCGCCCACGGGGAGTGGCAAGACCGAGACGGCGATGCTTCCCGTCTTCGACGACCTCGTCGCCGATCCGCCAGACGGGTTCGGTGCGCTCTACGTCACCCCGCTGCGGGCGCTCAACCGCGACATGCGCGAGCGCCTCGAGTGGTGGGGCGAGTACCTCGGCCTCGAGGTGGACGTCCGTCACGGCGACACCACCCAGTACCAGCGCGGAAAACAGGCCGAGAATCCGCCCGACGTGCTCGTGACGACTCCCGAGACGCTCCAGGCGATGCTCACCGGCGAGCGCCTTCGGGAAGGGCTCGAGGACGTCTCCCACGTCGTGATCGACGAGGTTCACGAACTCGCCGCCTCCAAGCGGGGCGCCCAGTTGGCGGTGGGGCTCGAGCGACTCCGCGAACTCTCGGGCTCGTTCCAGCGAATCGGACTCTCCGCGACCGTCGGCGACCCCGAATCGGTCGGCCAGTTCCTCACCGGGGACAGATCGTGTACGATACGCGAAATCGACGTCGGGAGCCGGATCGACGTGCGGGTTCGTCAGCCCGAGATCACGGAGGAAGACCACCGACTCGCGGGCGAACTCGCCACCGATGCGACGACGGCCAGCCACGTCCGATTCATCCGGGACCTCGTCGCCGAAAACGAGTCCACGCTCATCTTCGTCAACACCCGCCAGACGGCCGAGGCGCTCGGCTCACGGTTCACCCGCCTCGACTTGCCGATCGGCGTCCACCACGGCTCGCTCTCGAAAGAGGCCCGGATCGACGTCGAGGATCGATTCAAAGCCGGCGGCCTCGACGCGCTGCTGTGTACCTCCTCGATGGAACTCGGGATCGACGTGGGCCGGATCGACCACGTGATCCAGTACCAGAGCCCGCGCCAGGTCTCGCGACTGCTCCAGCGAATCGGACGGGCAGGCCACCGCCGCGACCAGGTCTCGCGGGGGACCATCGTGACGACCCGGCCGGACGACACGCTCGAGGCACTGGCCATCGCTCGCCGGGCGAGCGCGGGTGAGGTCGAACCGGCCGAGATCCACGACGGGAGCCTCGACGTGGTCGCCAACCAGATTCCGGGGATCGTCCAGTCGACGGGGTCGCGCCACCTGACGGAGATCCGCGACCTGTTTGCCCGCGCCTATCCGTTCCGCGACCTCGAGGAGTCGGCCCTCCGGAGCGTCCTCTCGGAGCTTCACCGGAATCGAATCGTCTGGTTCGACGAGAGTACCGACAGAGTGGAAACTACCGGCGGCACCTGGCAGTACGTCTACGCCAACCTCTCGATGATCCCCGACGAGGCAACCTACGAGGTCCACGACATCGCCTCGAGCGGCCAGATCGGCACCTTAGACGAACGCTTCGTCACGACGTTCGGTCAGCCGGGGGCCGTCTTCATCCAGCGCGGGGAGATGTGGCGCATCGTCGAAATCGACGACGACGAGGAGCGAGTACGGGTCACGCCCATCGAGGACCCCGCCGGCGAGGTCCCCTCCTGGATCGGCCAGGAAATTCCCGTCCCAGAACCGGTCGCCCAGGAGGTCGGCGAGATCCGCGGGACCGTCAGCTCGCAACTCGAGACCGGTGCCGACGACGCGCCCGTCGCTCGCGACCTCGGTGGGCGCTACCCGGGCGACGATTCGACGCTCCTCGGGGCCGTCTCTGGGCTCCGGAAACAGCTCGAGGGCGAGGCGCCGATGCCGACCCACGACCGAATCGTGCTCGAGCGACAGGGACGGACGGTCGTCTGCAACGTTTGCTTCGGTCACCGGACGAACGAGACGCTCGGCCGGGTGCTCTCGGCCCTTCTCGGCCAGCAGTCGGGATCGTCGATCGGGCTCGACACCGACCCCTACCGGATCGAACTCGAGGTGCCGACCGACGTGGCGACGAGCGATATCGTGGCCGTCTTGACCGAGACGGACCCCGACCACGTCGGCACCATCGTCGAACTGGGATTGAAGGGGTCGGACGCCCTCGCCTACCGCCTCTCGCAGGTCTCGGCGAAGTTCGGCGCGCTCAAGCGCTGGCAGGGATCCGGCCGCATGTCGAACGAGCGGTTGCTCAAGGCGCTCGAGGACACGCCGATGTACGCCGAGTCGATCCGCGAGGTGTTCCACGAGGACCTCGACGTGACGGGCGCGAGTCGCGTCCTCTCGCGTCTCCAGTCCGGCGAGATATCGCTCGAGACGGTTCGCGGCCGGACAGCCATCGGGAGCGCGGGCCGCTCCGGTGGCAAGGAACTGCTGGTCCCCGAGAACGCCGACGCGAGCGTCATCCAGACCGTCAAGGAGCGCCTGCAGGACGACCGGGTGACCCTGCTGTGTACCCACTGTCGAGAGTGGTACTCGCGGACGAAAGTGAAGCGGGTCGCAGAACAGCCCGAGTGCCCGAACTGCGGATCGACGCGCGTGGCGGCGCTGAGTCCGTGGGCTGACGACGTCCTCCAGGCCGTCCGGGCCGACTCGAAGGACGAGGAACAGGAGGAGCTGACCCGTCGCGCGGTGAAAAATGCGAATCTGGTCCAGAGCCACGGCAAGCAGGCCGTCGTCGCCATGTCCGCCCGCGGCGTCGGCCCGCACAACGCCGCGCAGATCATCAGCCGTCTTCGCGAGAACGAAGCCGACTTCTACCGGGACATCCTCGAGAAGGAGCGCCAGTACGCCCGGACGAAGGCGTTCTGGGACTGA
- a CDS encoding 30S ribosomal protein S17e, giving the protein MAIKPAYIKKTGNILLEQYPEAFTTDFEQNKDSVTKLTNIESKGVRNRIAGYVTRKKGAAVSA; this is encoded by the coding sequence ATGGCAATCAAGCCGGCCTACATCAAAAAGACGGGGAACATCCTCCTGGAGCAGTATCCGGAGGCGTTCACGACCGACTTCGAGCAGAACAAAGACAGCGTCACGAAGCTGACGAACATCGAATCGAAGGGCGTTCGAAACCGAATCGCGGGTTACGTCACGCGAAAGAAAGGCGCCGCCGTTTCGGCCTGA
- a CDS encoding PQQ-binding-like beta-propeller repeat protein — protein sequence MASGAALATGSILVSAGATQETEEPERSFEAQRGWSSHHGGIKNSSAIPLDGWLPAPTSVAWEYDYTGDVAVVDGAVYLRTDGEVHSLEAEDGTVRWESDDVGAAGTPAVVDDAVYVGGDTVTALEASTGEVRWRAGFESDSEVSVPDPVVAYETVYVVVDETLYALDRADGSIRWERESVTLETRDGEKTARFASTPIAADEESIYAGVGEAGFVAFDPVTGDEQWTYRERYPNSTGGYHDDLTVGAGRLFTGRISDGEEFPVLDVQTGERVGEVSYRFPLAVTDSARVRAGRHGFGAYHYDTDYRWSIGGSTDAWGRPIVIDRTVIIAYHPYSSEQPELYGFDIENGDELWSFSLAKLGVEDYKGAMWPDMTYVSDGDALYVSMRDRIAALRPSEDGDEDQNNNPPHLLVQAPESIEYREDADPDPDEDGTDFDVTVTNRRNETTTIEVRLEIGPYDESVSLELDGGETDAVHFIVTSRDLGAGEHDWIASANDVTETGTLIVTDPEEC from the coding sequence TTGGCATCAGGTGCAGCACTCGCGACTGGGAGCATTCTCGTCTCCGCCGGAGCGACACAGGAGACCGAGGAGCCGGAACGCTCGTTCGAAGCGCAACGTGGCTGGTCCTCCCATCACGGAGGTATCAAAAACTCGTCGGCTATCCCGCTCGATGGCTGGTTGCCCGCGCCGACGTCTGTCGCCTGGGAGTACGACTACACGGGAGACGTCGCCGTCGTCGATGGGGCCGTCTACCTTCGAACTGACGGGGAAGTACACTCACTCGAGGCCGAGGACGGCACGGTACGGTGGGAGAGCGACGACGTCGGTGCCGCGGGGACGCCGGCGGTGGTCGACGACGCCGTCTACGTTGGCGGTGATACCGTGACGGCACTCGAGGCTTCGACGGGCGAGGTTCGCTGGCGAGCGGGCTTCGAGTCCGATAGCGAGGTTTCGGTTCCGGATCCGGTCGTCGCATACGAGACGGTGTACGTCGTCGTCGACGAGACGCTGTACGCGCTCGACCGGGCCGACGGCTCGATCCGGTGGGAGCGAGAGTCGGTCACGCTCGAGACCCGCGACGGCGAGAAAACGGCCCGGTTCGCATCGACGCCGATCGCCGCCGACGAGGAATCGATCTACGCAGGGGTCGGCGAGGCGGGATTCGTGGCGTTCGACCCGGTTACGGGTGACGAGCAATGGACCTACCGGGAACGGTATCCCAACTCGACCGGAGGCTACCACGACGACCTCACCGTCGGGGCAGGACGCCTCTTTACGGGTAGGATCAGCGACGGCGAGGAGTTCCCCGTTCTCGACGTGCAAACAGGCGAACGGGTCGGTGAGGTCTCGTATCGGTTTCCGCTTGCGGTCACCGACTCGGCGAGAGTCCGGGCGGGCAGGCACGGCTTCGGAGCGTACCACTACGATACGGACTACCGGTGGTCGATCGGCGGCTCGACGGATGCGTGGGGTCGCCCGATCGTCATTGATCGAACCGTCATCATCGCGTACCACCCGTATTCGAGTGAACAGCCAGAGTTGTACGGATTCGATATCGAAAACGGGGACGAACTCTGGTCGTTTTCGCTCGCGAAACTCGGCGTCGAGGATTACAAGGGGGCGATGTGGCCGGACATGACGTACGTCTCCGACGGGGACGCACTGTACGTCTCGATGCGGGACAGGATCGCGGCCCTCCGACCGTCCGAAGATGGGGACGAGGACCAGAACAACAATCCACCCCATCTCTTGGTTCAGGCCCCAGAATCGATCGAGTACCGGGAAGACGCCGATCCCGACCCCGACGAAGACGGCACGGACTTCGACGTTACCGTGACGAACCGACGAAACGAGACGACCACGATCGAGGTCCGACTCGAGATCGGTCCGTACGACGAGTCGGTTTCCCTCGAGCTGGACGGTGGCGAGACCGACGCCGTTCACTTCATCGTCACGAGCAGGGATCTCGGGGCGGGTGAACACGACTGGATCGCCTCCGCGAACGACGTGACCGAGACGGGGACACTGATCGTCACCGATCCGGAGGAGTGCTAG
- the sucD gene encoding succinate--CoA ligase subunit alpha, with amino-acid sequence MSVLVDDDTRVVVQGITGGEGKFHAGQMLEYGTNVVAGAVPGKGGQEVHGVPVYDTVDEAVEEEDADASVIFVPPAFAADAIFEALDTDLDLAVAITEGVPTQDMAKVNKRLTETDTRLIGPNCPGLITPGEAKLGILPGNIFAEGDVGLVSRSGTLTYQVVDSLTQRGIGQTTAIGIGGDPIIGTDFVDALELFENDPDTKAIVMCGEIGGEDEEEAAAYIDEHVETPVAGFIAGRTAPPGKRMGHAGAIVSGSGTGTAESKIDALNDAGVPVGDTPEEVADHIESFL; translated from the coding sequence ATGAGCGTTCTAGTCGACGACGACACTCGCGTGGTTGTACAGGGAATCACCGGCGGCGAAGGGAAGTTCCACGCCGGTCAGATGCTCGAGTACGGGACCAACGTGGTCGCCGGCGCCGTCCCCGGAAAGGGCGGCCAGGAGGTCCACGGCGTCCCGGTCTACGACACGGTCGACGAGGCCGTCGAGGAAGAAGACGCCGACGCCTCGGTCATCTTCGTCCCGCCCGCGTTCGCGGCGGACGCCATCTTCGAGGCCCTGGATACGGACCTCGACCTCGCGGTCGCGATCACCGAGGGCGTCCCGACCCAGGACATGGCGAAGGTCAACAAGCGCCTGACCGAGACCGACACGCGGCTCATCGGGCCGAACTGTCCCGGTCTGATCACGCCCGGCGAGGCCAAACTCGGCATCCTGCCGGGGAACATCTTCGCCGAGGGTGACGTCGGTCTCGTCTCCCGCTCCGGGACGCTGACCTACCAGGTCGTCGACAGCCTCACTCAGCGCGGAATTGGCCAGACGACCGCCATCGGTATCGGTGGCGACCCGATCATCGGAACCGACTTCGTCGATGCCCTCGAGCTGTTCGAGAACGATCCCGACACGAAGGCGATCGTCATGTGCGGCGAGATCGGTGGCGAAGACGAAGAGGAGGCCGCAGCGTACATCGACGAGCACGTCGAGACGCCCGTCGCGGGCTTCATCGCCGGCCGAACGGCTCCGCCAGGAAAGCGGATGGGTCACGCGGGCGCCATCGTCTCTGGGTCCGGAACTGGCACCGCAGAGAGCAAGATCGACGCGCTCAACGATGCGGGCGTCCCCGTCGGCGACACGCCAGAGGAAGTCGCCGATCACATCGAGAGCTTCCTCTAG
- a CDS encoding protein sorting system archaetidylserine decarboxylase, which produces MKFAPGAWRYAIVPLVVAPFAYLISVGVGIATLLLGVGTLAFFRDPERTPPLSGVVAPADGKVSVMRTEGDRFRLGTFMNVHNVHVVRAPFDATVRDVEHSPGGFKPAFSKDSDRNEKVHLHLEPAEGTFSEDDEETSNSSANKTETQERPTEAEVTFIAGAFARRIHPYVEPGDSLERGQRIGHIAFGSRVDVVFPPTVDPEDLAVEPGQKMIAGETVILETDENLLSDNDGLDAGGSRP; this is translated from the coding sequence ATGAAGTTCGCGCCGGGCGCGTGGCGCTACGCCATCGTTCCGCTGGTCGTGGCCCCGTTCGCCTACCTCATCAGCGTCGGCGTCGGCATCGCGACCCTCCTGCTCGGCGTCGGGACGCTCGCGTTCTTTCGCGACCCCGAGCGAACGCCGCCCCTGTCCGGCGTCGTCGCACCTGCCGACGGAAAGGTATCCGTTATGCGGACCGAGGGCGACCGGTTTCGGCTGGGGACGTTCATGAACGTCCACAACGTCCACGTCGTCCGTGCGCCGTTCGACGCCACGGTTCGGGACGTAGAGCACTCGCCGGGCGGATTCAAACCCGCGTTCTCGAAGGACTCCGACCGGAACGAGAAAGTTCATTTGCACCTCGAGCCTGCAGAGGGGACGTTTTCCGAGGACGACGAAGAGACCTCCAACTCGAGCGCCAACAAAACCGAAACCCAGGAACGACCGACGGAAGCCGAGGTCACGTTCATCGCCGGCGCGTTCGCCCGCCGTATCCACCCCTACGTCGAACCCGGTGACTCGCTCGAGCGCGGCCAGCGAATCGGCCACATCGCGTTCGGGAGCCGCGTCGATGTGGTGTTTCCACCCACAGTCGACCCCGAGGACCTGGCGGTCGAGCCGGGCCAGAAGATGATTGCTGGAGAGACGGTGATCCTCGAGACTGACGAAAATCTGCTGTCGGACAACGACGGACTCGACGCCGGCGGCTCGAGGCCCTGA
- a CDS encoding DUF447 domain-containing protein, with amino-acid sequence MSDPGTVDDGANTVGWPLELRGVSETVVTTLGPNGLWNVAALGVFADDPATARTWGNTRTRRNFERRGEGYVQFTRDPVDFVAAALSITEREDPILESADAWARVAVEQVDTGTADGTDWAAWTLEPRESAIERESVTPIPINRGFGAVIEATVAASRLGVEGYDRTRLEERLEHSLEVVGRAGGARERAAFANLVAYSEWDPSARARDENEWL; translated from the coding sequence ATGAGCGATCCGGGAACCGTAGACGACGGCGCGAACACCGTCGGGTGGCCACTCGAGCTACGCGGCGTCAGCGAAACCGTCGTCACCACGCTCGGGCCCAACGGGCTGTGGAACGTCGCCGCCCTCGGCGTGTTCGCCGACGACCCCGCCACTGCCAGAACCTGGGGGAACACGCGAACGCGCCGGAACTTCGAGCGGCGAGGCGAGGGCTACGTCCAGTTCACCCGCGACCCGGTCGACTTCGTCGCCGCCGCGCTCTCGATCACCGAACGCGAGGACCCGATACTCGAGTCCGCCGACGCCTGGGCTCGCGTGGCGGTCGAGCAAGTCGATACGGGCACGGCCGACGGCACCGACTGGGCGGCCTGGACGCTCGAGCCACGCGAATCGGCCATCGAACGCGAGTCGGTGACGCCGATCCCGATCAATCGTGGCTTCGGCGCCGTGATCGAGGCGACTGTCGCAGCCTCCCGGCTGGGCGTCGAGGGCTACGATCGCACGCGGCTCGAGGAGCGACTCGAGCACTCCCTCGAGGTAGTCGGCCGGGCTGGCGGAGCCAGGGAGCGGGCGGCGTTCGCGAATCTCGTGGCGTACAGCGAGTGGGACCCGTCGGCGCGGGCGCGAGACGAGAACGAATGGCTTTAG